The following nucleotide sequence is from Acidobacteriota bacterium.
GAGGAAAATAGGAATGAAGCTCCCCAGACTCACAGGCTGGCTGGTGGCCTTGGCGCTGATGGTAGCGACCACGGCCTTCGCGCAGGGCGGCGGCGCCAGCAGCACCGGCACCATTCAGGGCCGCGTCAGCGACTCGCAGGGCGCGGTTCTGCCGGGCGTAACGGTGACGGCGACCAGTCCGTCCATGCCCGGTGTGCAGACGGCCGTGACGTCCGAAACCGGCAACTACCGTTTTCCGGCCATCCCGCCGGGCACCTATGCGCTCACGTATGAACTGTCGGGTTTCAACAGCCTGAAGCGCGATGGCGTCGAAATTCGGCTGGGCTTCACGGCGAACGTGAACGTGGAGTTGGCCCTGGCCACCCTCCAGGAGACCGTGACGGTGAGCGGCGCCTCGCCCATCATCGACACCACCACGACCCGCACGGTGCAGAACTTCAAGCTGTCCGAGTTGCAATCGATCCCGAACGGCCGCGACATGTGGTCGCTGCTGGCGGTGACCCCGGCGGTGCAGATGTCGCGCATCGATGTCGGCGGCAACCGCGCCGGCACGCAGACCGGCTACACCGCCTACGGCTTCACCGGCCAGGTGCGCGTGCTGATCGAGGGCATCAACACCACGGAAGGCACCGGCGGCGCCGGCTTCTACTTCGACTACTCGTCGCTCGAGGAAGTGTTCCTGGGCACCTCGGGGCAGTCGGCCGAAATGCCGAACCCGGGCGTGCAGAGCCAGTTCATCGCTAAGTCCGGCGGCAACACCTTCGCCGGTGAGGCCTATCTCGACTGGTACAACAACGCGCTGCAGGGCACCAACATCCCCGACTCGTACACCGCGCCGACCGCGTTCAACAACAGCCCGATCCGTGCGCACAGCAACGAGATCGACAAGTACTGGGACACGGCGCTTAACATCGGCGGCCCGATCGTGCGCGACAAGGTGTGGTGGTTCGGCACCTACCGCAAGCAGCACAACGCGGTGGCGCAGCCCAACTTCAACTTCGATTCGACGTTCGACACGACGCTGTGGAACGCCGTCGGCAAGGTCACCTACCAAGCCAACCAGAAGAACAAGTTCGTCGGCTATTACCAGTGGGGGCAGAAGCTGCAGCCCACCCGCCTGCCGTTTGGCGCCTACACCTACAACTCGGCCGAGCCCACCTTCAAGCAGGACTCGGGCAGCTGGGTGTGGAAGGGCGAATGGAACGGCACGCTCAGCGACAAGCTGTATGTCGAGGCGCGCTTCGGTGACTTCGGCTACTACTTCCCGACCCTCGCCAACAGCGACGAAGCCTACTTCTGGCGCGACTCCGGCACGCTGGCCATTGAGGGCGGACACCGCAAGTGGCAGCTCGATCGCGACCGCAAGCAGGCGACCGCTGCGGCCACTTACTTCCTCGACACCGCGGCCGGCAGCCACACCTTCAAGTTCGGTGGGGAGATTCTCCAGGAAGTCGGCTGGGAAGGCTTCCTGCAGGGCGTCGGCGGCAACATCGAGCACGTCTACAACAACGGCCGCTCGAACCAGGTGATCTTCCGCATCCCGACGGCCACCGACTCCGGCAAGCTCGGTCTCGGCAAATCCGGAGCGCTGACCGCGTCGTCGGCCATCGACGTGCAGAGCTTCTTCGCCAACGACACCTTCAGCCGCGGCCGCTTCACGGTGAACGCCGGCGTGCGCTACGACCGCTACAAGGCCTTCCTGCCCGAGCAGCAGCAGCTCGCCGGCACGGTTGGCCCGGTGACGGTGGCCGCCAAGACCTTCGCCGAGCAGCAGATGTTCACCTGGAGCGGGTTCGCACCGCGCGTTGGCGTGGTGTTCGACCTGACCGGTAACGGCCGCACCGTGCTGAAGGGCAACTACGGCTACTTCCTGCACAATCCCGGTGTCGGCGTGGCCAGCCCCGCCAATCCCAACACGGCGGCCAAGCAGGCCACCTACCAGTGGAACGACATTAACGGCGATCGCCGCTGGCAGCAAGGCGAGCAGGGCAACTTGCTGACCCAGGCACTGGAAGGCGGCGTGCGGCTGCAGGACGGCATCGAGCAGCCTTACACCCACGAAGCCAGCATGTGGATCGAGCGCCAGCTCACCGACACCATGGGTGTGCGTGGCGGCTTCGTCTACAAGACCGAAGACGACCTGGTCGACACCGGCTATCAGCCGTTCCGCAACTCGGCTGCGTTCACCGTCCCGTTCACTTACGTCGACATCGGTCTCGACGGCCGCCGCGGCACGTCCGACGACGTCAACCTCACCATGCTGGGCCTGCCATCGGCGCAAGCCGGCAACTTCCCGACCACGGTGGTGGTGTCCAACGCCGGTTCCTACTCGCGAGCCAAGACCGTCGAACTCTCGGCCAACCGCCGCTACAGCAACCGGTGGTCGGCGTCGATCGGCGGCGCCTACACGATGCTGAGCGACTTCCCGAACGGCTTCCCGAACAACCCGAATGAACCGGGGTTCGAGGATCGCACCACGTGGAACCTCAAGGCCACCGGCAGCTACGACGCCGCGTGGGGCATCCGCCTGTCGCCGGTGCTGCGTCACCAGTCGGGCTCCAACTATGCCCGGACCGTGTCGATCTCGGTCCCGGCCGGGTCCGGACTGATCGCCAGCGGCACCGCCTACGTCGAGCCGATGGATTCCAACCGCGAAGACAACATCTGGGTGTTCGACATTCGCGCGGAGAAGACCGTGAACTTCGGGTCGCGCACGCGCGCCCGGCTGTTCTTCGACCTCTTCAACATCGCCAACAGCCACTCGTCAGAGACCATCAGCCGGGCCACGGGCCTGGGCTACCAGAAGCCGTCAGCCATTCTCGCGCCTCGCACGGGGCGCGTCGGCTTCCGCTTCCTCTGGTAAACGCGCTCGACTCCTGTGGGGGAGTCCGTAGGGAGGGCACACCAGCGCCTGGGTGCCCTCCCTTTTTTCCTTCTTCAGCCCGTATTCCGCCGGGAGTAGAATGAACCCGCCGTGACGAGACGCGCCCCCCTCGAACGTCTCTCGATCCGCGCCGCCCTGGGGCTCGGCATCCTCGTCACGCTCGGCCTGTGGTTGTTCACGAGCTACACGTTCACCCGGCGCATCGCCGACGTCGAACGGCAGGCGGCGGGCGTCGCCAGCCGCTACACCCGTGCGCAAGAGTTGTTGTCGACCGTCCGCGCCCAGTTGCTCGTGAGCTCGGTCCGCGTCCGCGACGCGCTCCTCAATCCGGATCCGTCCTTAACGGCCGGCTATCGCGCGCAGTTGGAGGACATTCAACGCGTCATCAACGCGGCGCTTGACGCCTACGAACCCGTCCTGGAAACTGCGCCAGGGCAGGACCACGTTCGCAGCCTGCGCGTCGAGGTCGATCAGTTTCATCAGACCAGCCTGGCCGTGCTGGCCGACCTGGGGACGCCGTCCAACGCGACGGTCAGGGACTTGCTGAATCGGCGCATCATTCCCAGGCGCGAGGCGGCGGTGAAGATTTCAGAGGACATCCAGGGCCTGAACCGGATGGCCTACGTTCGCCAGCAGGCCGACATTGCGGCGATCCATCGCCTGGCGGAAGCGCAGAGCTGGCGGCGTCTTGGACTGGCGCTGGCAACCAGCCTCGCGGTGCTGCTGCTGGCCGCCACCTACGCCGGCCGCCTCGAGAACCGCTTGCGGCGGCAACTGCAGCGCGATTCGCAGATGTCCCGGGACTTGCACGGCGCCACGGTCAAGCTGCTGGGCGCGCAGGAAGACGAGCGCCGCGCCATCGCCCGGGAGTTGCACGATGAGGTCGGCCAGGTCTTGACGGCGCTGCAGGTCGAGCTCAGCCTGGCTCATCGGCGCCTGGCGGAGGCCGGTGTTTCGGTTGATCCGTTGAAAGAGGCGCAGACCCTGGCCGACGGCGCGTTGACGACCGTGCGCGATCTCTCGCAGTTGCTGCGGCCGGCGGCGCTCGACGACCTCGGCTTGCCGGCGGCGATCGACGCGTCGTTGCGCGGCCTGGCGCGTCGCCACGAGATCAAGGTGGAGCTGTTGCAGAGCGGCATGGCCGACCGGCTGGCGCCCGAGACCGAGATTGCGGCCTACCGCATAGTCCAGGAAGCCCTGACCAACGTCGCCCGCCATGCCGACGCCGCGCACTGCCGCGTCCGCCTGATGCGGCTGCCCGAAACGCTGCGCGTGGAGATTGAAGACGACGGCGATGGGTTCGATCCCGACCTTGACCGGCCGGCGTCGCAGAGCGTCGGCCTGATCGGGATGCGCGAACGCGCGGCGATGCTCGGCGGCAGCCTTCGGGTGCTGAGCGCACCCGGCGCCGGGACCCGGCTGTTCATCGAGTTGCCGACAGGTGCCGCCCGTGCCTAACTTGCGATTGTTGATTGGCGACGACCACACTCTGGTGCGGCAGGGCTTTCGCAAGATCCTCGAAGAGCGGCCCGAATGGGAAGTCGTCGCCGAAGTCGGCGACGGCCGTGAGGCCGTCAAGAAGGCCATTGCCCTCAAGCCCGACGTCGCCATTCTCGATGTCGGCATGCCGCAGTTGAACGGCATCGACGCCACCCAGCAGATTGTTCGCAAGGTGCCACACACCCGGGTCCTGATCCTGAGCATGCATTCAGACGAGGCGTACGTGACGCGGGCCCTCCAGGCCGGCGCCACCGGATACATGCTCAAGGACTCGGCCGGCAAGGACTTGCTGAAGGGGGTGGCGACGGTCGCAGCGGGCCAGTCCTATTTCAGCCCGGCGGTGGCGCGGCTGATGTTGGACGACTATGTGCGACGGGTGTCGGGGACACAGGTCGCCGATCGGTACGATTCGCTCTCGGAGCGGGAACGGGAGATTTTCCAGTTGGTGGCGGAAGGGCGGACGAATCGGGAAGTGGCCGGGTTGCTGCAGATCAGCCCCGCCACCGTCGAAACCCACCGCGCG
It contains:
- a CDS encoding sensor histidine kinase — encoded protein: MTRRAPLERLSIRAALGLGILVTLGLWLFTSYTFTRRIADVERQAAGVASRYTRAQELLSTVRAQLLVSSVRVRDALLNPDPSLTAGYRAQLEDIQRVINAALDAYEPVLETAPGQDHVRSLRVEVDQFHQTSLAVLADLGTPSNATVRDLLNRRIIPRREAAVKISEDIQGLNRMAYVRQQADIAAIHRLAEAQSWRRLGLALATSLAVLLLAATYAGRLENRLRRQLQRDSQMSRDLHGATVKLLGAQEDERRAIARELHDEVGQVLTALQVELSLAHRRLAEAGVSVDPLKEAQTLADGALTTVRDLSQLLRPAALDDLGLPAAIDASLRGLARRHEIKVELLQSGMADRLAPETEIAAYRIVQEALTNVARHADAAHCRVRLMRLPETLRVEIEDDGDGFDPDLDRPASQSVGLIGMRERAAMLGGSLRVLSAPGAGTRLFIELPTGAARA
- a CDS encoding response regulator transcription factor; translation: MPNLRLLIGDDHTLVRQGFRKILEERPEWEVVAEVGDGREAVKKAIALKPDVAILDVGMPQLNGIDATQQIVRKVPHTRVLILSMHSDEAYVTRALQAGATGYMLKDSAGKDLLKGVATVAAGQSYFSPAVARLMLDDYVRRVSGTQVADRYDSLSEREREIFQLVAEGRTNREVAGLLQISPATVETHRAHILQKLDIHNTAELVLYAVRRGVIS
- a CDS encoding carboxypeptidase regulatory-like domain-containing protein gives rise to the protein MKLPRLTGWLVALALMVATTAFAQGGGASSTGTIQGRVSDSQGAVLPGVTVTATSPSMPGVQTAVTSETGNYRFPAIPPGTYALTYELSGFNSLKRDGVEIRLGFTANVNVELALATLQETVTVSGASPIIDTTTTRTVQNFKLSELQSIPNGRDMWSLLAVTPAVQMSRIDVGGNRAGTQTGYTAYGFTGQVRVLIEGINTTEGTGGAGFYFDYSSLEEVFLGTSGQSAEMPNPGVQSQFIAKSGGNTFAGEAYLDWYNNALQGTNIPDSYTAPTAFNNSPIRAHSNEIDKYWDTALNIGGPIVRDKVWWFGTYRKQHNAVAQPNFNFDSTFDTTLWNAVGKVTYQANQKNKFVGYYQWGQKLQPTRLPFGAYTYNSAEPTFKQDSGSWVWKGEWNGTLSDKLYVEARFGDFGYYFPTLANSDEAYFWRDSGTLAIEGGHRKWQLDRDRKQATAAATYFLDTAAGSHTFKFGGEILQEVGWEGFLQGVGGNIEHVYNNGRSNQVIFRIPTATDSGKLGLGKSGALTASSAIDVQSFFANDTFSRGRFTVNAGVRYDRYKAFLPEQQQLAGTVGPVTVAAKTFAEQQMFTWSGFAPRVGVVFDLTGNGRTVLKGNYGYFLHNPGVGVASPANPNTAAKQATYQWNDINGDRRWQQGEQGNLLTQALEGGVRLQDGIEQPYTHEASMWIERQLTDTMGVRGGFVYKTEDDLVDTGYQPFRNSAAFTVPFTYVDIGLDGRRGTSDDVNLTMLGLPSAQAGNFPTTVVVSNAGSYSRAKTVELSANRRYSNRWSASIGGAYTMLSDFPNGFPNNPNEPGFEDRTTWNLKATGSYDAAWGIRLSPVLRHQSGSNYARTVSISVPAGSGLIASGTAYVEPMDSNREDNIWVFDIRAEKTVNFGSRTRARLFFDLFNIANSHSSETISRATGLGYQKPSAILAPRTGRVGFRFLW